In Thiovibrio frasassiensis, one DNA window encodes the following:
- a CDS encoding DNA-binding protein, translating into MGEAMKWRNFLVSGLCLVALVACNNQKPESKAAAEPVAAEGGSPQANPVGGIQGQAKEVLQGGGFTYVLIAAEKGETWVAVPETKVAVGEACNVAGGQVMQNFPSKSLNRTFAEIVFAPGLEGKKAEMAGGPHGGESGVGTPAAQPATAGAPAHGGSFGAAMQQEAGGAPAAPSAGMGEAAPGSGKAVVPFVELKIAKASGDNGFTVADLFAKGGSLNGKKVKIKGQVVKFSPMIMGKNWLHLQDGTGDPLKNSHDLVVTSAGKAEKGDIVTVEGVLAADKDFGAGYKYAVIVEDVTITR; encoded by the coding sequence ATGGGTGAGGCAATGAAGTGGCGGAATTTTTTGGTGAGCGGGCTGTGTCTGGTGGCGCTTGTTGCCTGTAATAATCAAAAGCCGGAGAGCAAGGCGGCTGCGGAGCCGGTTGCGGCGGAAGGCGGAAGCCCGCAGGCCAACCCGGTCGGCGGTATCCAGGGGCAGGCCAAGGAAGTGCTCCAGGGCGGCGGCTTCACCTATGTGCTGATTGCGGCCGAAAAGGGAGAAACCTGGGTGGCGGTGCCGGAGACCAAGGTTGCGGTGGGTGAAGCATGTAACGTTGCCGGAGGGCAGGTCATGCAGAACTTTCCCAGCAAGAGCCTGAACCGCACCTTTGCCGAGATTGTTTTTGCCCCGGGCCTTGAAGGCAAAAAGGCGGAGATGGCCGGCGGACCCCATGGCGGCGAGAGTGGTGTTGGGACCCCTGCGGCACAGCCGGCTACGGCCGGAGCCCCGGCGCATGGTGGCTCTTTTGGCGCGGCCATGCAGCAGGAAGCAGGCGGTGCCCCAGCCGCGCCCTCTGCCGGAATGGGCGAGGCGGCTCCGGGCAGCGGCAAGGCCGTGGTTCCTTTTGTGGAGCTGAAGATTGCCAAGGCCAGTGGCGACAACGGTTTCACCGTTGCGGATCTTTTTGCCAAGGGTGGAAGCCTCAATGGTAAAAAGGTGAAGATCAAGGGGCAGGTGGTCAAGTTTTCTCCGATGATCATGGGGAAAAACTGGCTGCATCTCCAGGATGGCACCGGCGATCCCTTGAAGAACAGCCATGATCTGGTGGTGACCTCCGCGGGCAAGGCGGAAAAGGGCGATATCGTTACGGTGGAAGGCGTGCTGGCCGCGGACAAGGATTTTGGCGCCGGGTACAAGTATGCGGTCATTGTTGAAGACGTGACCATTACCCGTTAA
- the clpA gene encoding ATP-dependent Clp protease ATP-binding subunit ClpA, whose translation MINAKLEIALVRAIREAKIRRHEHVTVEHILYGLLDDELAARAIVVCGGDPEGMKKRLEEFFASNLPMVKEGIVHDPVQTLGFNRVLQRAIAHVQSCGKKEVDAGDVLAAIFAEAESFAVYFLHSEGVSKLDVTEYLSHGLEREEQPQEEKKSEEKGAEKSKENEALEKYTINFSERAAQGLIDPLIGRTAELKRVMQTLCRRRKNNPLLVGEPGVGKTAIAEGLALQVYEGKVPDLLQGVEIRLLDMGGLLSGTKYRGDFEQRLKAVISAVEKEPHIILFIDEIHTIVGAGATSGGSMDASNLLKPALQAGSLRCIGSTTYEEYKNYIEKDRALSRRFQKIDIEEPSVAETYAILQGLLPRYEAHHGISYSAPAVKATAELASRYITDRFLPDKAIDVLDEIGAAFRLAGGPAGKRRPVTVRDVEKVVSRLARVPARSVSGSDLIHLKELDTVLKKSIFGQDHALSALVTAVKRSRAGLKQKEGPTGSFLFAGPTGVGKTEVAKQLAAALSVHFERFDMSEYMEKHAVSRLIGAPPGYVGFDQGGLLTDAIRKHPYCVLLLDEIEKAHPDLFSILLQVMDHSTLTDNAGRKADFRNVILIMTTNAGARELSERAIGFTGDSKGRNERALKNLFAPEFRNRLDAIITFNSLNGVLMEQIVDKMIEELQAQLAERKVTISLSNSARSWLATKGYDPEFGARPLRRLILQEVGDALTEELLFGRLVKGGSVRIGVKGDRLTYQYGGKGKAGQEEMARKPSRAK comes from the coding sequence AAGGCATTGTCCACGATCCCGTCCAGACCCTCGGTTTCAACCGGGTCTTGCAGCGGGCCATTGCCCATGTGCAGAGTTGCGGAAAAAAAGAGGTGGATGCCGGGGATGTCTTGGCCGCCATCTTTGCCGAGGCCGAGTCCTTTGCCGTCTATTTTCTCCATTCCGAAGGGGTCAGCAAGCTGGATGTGACGGAATATCTTTCCCACGGTCTTGAGCGGGAGGAACAGCCCCAGGAGGAAAAGAAGTCGGAGGAGAAGGGCGCGGAGAAAAGCAAGGAAAACGAGGCCCTGGAAAAATACACCATCAACTTCAGTGAGCGGGCTGCCCAGGGATTGATCGATCCCCTGATCGGCCGGACCGCGGAATTGAAGCGGGTGATGCAGACCCTGTGCCGCCGGCGCAAGAACAACCCGCTGCTGGTGGGGGAGCCGGGGGTTGGGAAAACCGCCATTGCCGAAGGCTTGGCCCTGCAGGTTTATGAAGGCAAGGTGCCTGATCTGCTGCAGGGGGTGGAGATCCGCTTGCTGGACATGGGCGGGCTGCTCTCCGGCACCAAGTATCGGGGCGATTTTGAGCAGCGCCTCAAGGCGGTGATCTCCGCGGTGGAAAAGGAGCCGCACATCATTCTCTTCATCGACGAGATTCACACCATTGTCGGCGCCGGCGCAACCAGCGGCGGCAGCATGGACGCCTCCAATCTCCTCAAGCCGGCTCTCCAGGCCGGGAGTCTCCGCTGCATCGGTTCGACCACCTATGAGGAATACAAAAACTATATTGAAAAGGACCGCGCCCTTTCCCGGCGCTTTCAGAAGATTGACATCGAGGAGCCCAGCGTGGCCGAGACCTATGCCATCCTGCAAGGGTTGCTGCCCCGCTACGAGGCGCATCACGGAATCAGCTACTCGGCTCCGGCGGTAAAGGCCACGGCGGAACTGGCCAGCCGGTACATCACCGATCGTTTTCTGCCCGACAAGGCCATCGACGTGCTGGACGAGATCGGTGCCGCTTTCCGCTTGGCCGGGGGTCCTGCAGGCAAGCGGCGTCCCGTGACGGTGCGCGATGTGGAAAAGGTGGTCTCCCGCTTGGCCCGGGTCCCGGCAAGAAGCGTCAGCGGCTCCGACCTGATCCATCTGAAGGAACTCGATACGGTCTTAAAAAAGTCCATCTTCGGTCAGGACCATGCGCTCAGCGCCTTGGTCACCGCAGTGAAGCGTTCCCGGGCCGGGTTGAAGCAGAAGGAGGGACCCACCGGTTCCTTCCTTTTTGCCGGCCCCACCGGGGTCGGCAAGACCGAGGTCGCCAAGCAGCTGGCTGCGGCTCTCTCCGTGCATTTTGAACGCTTCGACATGAGCGAGTACATGGAAAAACACGCGGTCTCCCGGCTCATCGGGGCGCCTCCCGGCTATGTCGGTTTCGATCAGGGCGGGCTTTTGACCGACGCCATCCGAAAGCATCCGTACTGCGTGCTCCTGCTGGACGAGATTGAAAAGGCCCACCCGGACCTGTTCAGCATATTGTTGCAGGTCATGGACCACTCGACCCTGACGGACAATGCCGGGCGCAAGGCGGATTTTCGCAATGTGATCCTGATCATGACCACCAATGCCGGAGCCCGCGAGCTGAGCGAGCGCGCCATCGGCTTTACCGGGGACAGCAAGGGACGCAACGAGCGGGCCTTGAAAAATCTTTTTGCCCCCGAGTTCAGAAACCGGCTGGACGCGATCATTACCTTCAACTCGTTGAATGGTGTCCTCATGGAGCAGATCGTGGACAAGATGATCGAGGAATTGCAGGCCCAGCTGGCCGAACGCAAGGTGACGATCAGCCTCAGCAACAGTGCCAGGAGCTGGCTGGCTACCAAGGGGTATGATCCGGAATTCGGGGCGCGGCCGTTGAGAAGGCTTATCCTGCAAGAGGTGGGGGATGCCCTGACCGAAGAGCTGCTCTTTGGCCGTTTGGTCAAGGGGGGCAGTGTCCGGATCGGGGTCAAGGGTGATCGGTTGACCTATCAATATGGGGGCAAGGGCAAGGCCGGGCAGGAAGAGATGGCCCGTAAGCCTTCCCGGGCAAAATAA